A region of Paenimyroides aestuarii DNA encodes the following proteins:
- a CDS encoding 3-oxoacyl-ACP synthase III family protein: MYHSKITGLGFYVPENVVTNDDLSRLMDTNDEWIQERTGIKERRHVVLPEDTTSGMALKASKIAIERAGIDKNDIDFIVFATLSPDYYFPGPGVTLQKELGINTVGALDVRNQCSGFIYALSVADQFIKTGMYKNILVVGSEVHSKGLDMTTRGRGVSVIFGDGAGAAVLSRTEDLSKGILSTHLHSEGEHAEELALIAPGMGKRWVTDIIKENNTDDESYYPYMNGQFVFKNAVVRFSEVINEGLQANNLQVADINMLIPHQANLRIAQFIQQKFKLTNDQVYNNIMKYGNTTAASVPIALTEAWEQGKIKEGDLVVLAAFGSGFTWASALIRW; encoded by the coding sequence ATGTATCATTCAAAAATAACCGGATTAGGCTTTTATGTACCGGAAAATGTGGTAACAAACGATGATTTATCACGACTTATGGATACCAATGACGAATGGATTCAAGAGCGAACCGGTATAAAAGAACGCCGCCATGTAGTTTTACCAGAAGATACCACTTCAGGTATGGCGCTAAAAGCATCGAAAATTGCCATTGAACGTGCAGGAATTGATAAGAACGATATCGATTTTATTGTATTTGCCACGTTAAGTCCCGATTATTATTTTCCAGGTCCGGGAGTTACCCTTCAAAAAGAATTGGGCATAAATACCGTTGGAGCGTTAGATGTTCGCAATCAATGCTCGGGTTTTATTTATGCGCTTTCGGTGGCCGATCAGTTTATTAAAACGGGCATGTATAAAAATATTTTGGTGGTTGGCTCTGAAGTGCATTCAAAAGGATTGGACATGACCACTCGCGGGCGTGGTGTTTCGGTGATTTTTGGCGATGGGGCAGGAGCTGCTGTTTTAAGCCGAACCGAAGATTTATCAAAAGGGATTTTATCAACCCATTTACACTCAGAAGGCGAGCATGCAGAAGAATTGGCGTTAATTGCTCCCGGAATGGGCAAGCGCTGGGTGACCGATATTATTAAAGAAAATAATACAGACGATGAATCGTACTATCCGTACATGAATGGTCAATTTGTATTTAAAAATGCAGTGGTTCGTTTTTCAGAAGTGATTAATGAAGGGCTGCAAGCAAATAATTTACAAGTTGCAGACATTAATATGTTGATACCACACCAAGCCAATTTGCGAATTGCACAATTTATTCAGCAAAAATTCAAACTGACCAACGATCAGGTGTATAACAACATTATGAAATACGGCAACACCACAGCTGCATCGGTGCCTATTGCACTCACCGAAGCGTGGGAACAAGGCAAAATTAAAGAAGGTGATTTAGTGGTACTTGCAGCATTTGGCAGCGGTTTTACATGGGCAAGTGCTCTAATTCGTTGGTAA
- a CDS encoding S9 family peptidase, with amino-acid sequence MKRIKQTLLALLLATAPMIAQENITFQKPSKEILQLADYERAPSVSISTNKEWMVLSYRNTYKSLDELNQDELRLGGLRINPNTNISSTASFINNIKIKKINDKTETVVKGLPANAQISNVSWAPNETKLAFTNTTATGNELWVLDLEKATAKKLTNAILNANLGNPITWFRNSNELLIKVIPENRKPLIDAKKAIPTGPIVSNAEEGVVSQNRTYQDLLKNKTDEANFETIVTSELYTIDLNGTKKLFKKADLFAGETFSPDGNYVLLTTIQKPFSYLVPLSRFPMKTIAYKANGEEVKLVNDVPLNEVMPKGFMATRQGKRSMNWRSDKPATLFFVEALDGGDPAKSVEKRDALYTWEAPFNNEPELLTKTPQRFGGIAWGDEETAIVYDQWYDTRNIKTYLFNPTKKSELVTIWDRNYQDIYSDPGDFQTKKNALGRYTLQKENNKLYLIGEGHTKEGQFPFIDELDLATLKTKRLYQSKLTDRLESISEIIDIKKGAVLVNIQSKNDYPNYYFRNINSKNDLKQITFNKNPFESIKDVHKEVIKYKRKDGVELSGTLYLPAGYDRKNPTEKLPLLIWAYPAEYKDKNSAGQSSANPNEFTFPYYGSFVYWAAKGYAVLDDAAFPIIGEGTQEPNDSFIEQLALNAEAAIDAVDKLGFIDRTRVGVGGHSYGAFMTANLLAHTKLFACGIARSGAYNRTLTPFGFQSEQRNYWEVPDVYNTMSPFMNAEKMKTPLLLVHGEADNNPGTFTLQTERYFQALKGLGAPVRMVILPKESHSYVAKENILHLLWEQEQFLDKHLKNKK; translated from the coding sequence ATGAAACGAATAAAACAAACCTTATTAGCATTATTATTAGCCACAGCGCCTATGATTGCACAAGAAAACATTACGTTCCAGAAGCCTTCAAAAGAAATTTTACAGTTAGCCGATTATGAACGTGCCCCTTCTGTTTCTATAAGTACGAATAAAGAGTGGATGGTTCTCTCGTATCGAAATACCTATAAATCGCTTGACGAATTGAATCAAGACGAATTGCGTTTGGGTGGTTTACGTATCAATCCAAACACGAATATTTCAAGCACGGCATCGTTCATCAACAACATAAAAATAAAAAAAATCAACGATAAAACCGAAACCGTTGTGAAAGGTTTGCCTGCCAACGCACAGATCAGCAACGTATCTTGGGCGCCAAACGAAACCAAACTGGCATTTACAAATACCACAGCAACCGGCAACGAATTATGGGTTTTAGACCTAGAAAAAGCAACGGCAAAAAAACTGACCAATGCCATTTTAAATGCCAATTTAGGCAACCCGATTACTTGGTTTAGAAACAGCAACGAGTTGTTGATTAAGGTAATTCCCGAAAACAGAAAACCATTGATAGATGCTAAAAAAGCAATCCCTACCGGGCCTATTGTTTCTAATGCCGAAGAAGGTGTGGTTTCGCAAAACAGAACCTATCAAGATTTGTTGAAAAACAAAACCGACGAAGCCAATTTCGAGACCATTGTAACCTCTGAATTATATACAATTGATTTAAACGGAACCAAAAAACTGTTTAAAAAAGCCGATTTATTTGCTGGTGAAACTTTTTCGCCCGATGGAAATTATGTTTTGCTAACAACCATTCAAAAACCCTTTTCGTACTTGGTACCGCTAAGTCGGTTTCCAATGAAAACGATTGCTTATAAAGCAAATGGTGAAGAAGTGAAATTGGTAAACGATGTACCTTTGAACGAAGTGATGCCAAAAGGATTTATGGCAACTCGACAAGGAAAACGCAGCATGAACTGGAGAAGTGATAAACCAGCTACTTTGTTTTTTGTAGAAGCTTTAGACGGCGGCGACCCTGCAAAAAGCGTAGAAAAACGCGATGCTTTATATACTTGGGAAGCGCCTTTTAACAATGAACCTGAGTTGCTTACAAAAACACCGCAACGCTTTGGTGGAATTGCTTGGGGCGATGAAGAAACGGCAATTGTTTACGATCAATGGTATGATACCCGGAACATAAAAACTTATTTGTTTAATCCAACCAAAAAATCGGAATTAGTGACCATTTGGGATCGAAATTATCAGGATATTTACAGCGATCCGGGTGATTTTCAAACTAAAAAGAATGCATTGGGAAGATACACCTTGCAAAAAGAAAACAACAAATTGTATTTAATTGGCGAAGGACACACCAAAGAAGGGCAATTTCCTTTTATTGATGAATTGGATTTGGCTACTTTAAAAACAAAACGTTTGTATCAATCAAAACTTACAGACCGCTTGGAATCGATTTCTGAAATCATCGATATTAAAAAAGGAGCTGTTTTGGTGAATATCCAATCAAAAAACGATTATCCTAATTACTATTTCCGCAACATTAACTCAAAAAATGATTTAAAGCAGATTACCTTCAACAAAAATCCGTTTGAAAGTATTAAAGATGTGCATAAAGAAGTAATCAAATACAAACGCAAAGACGGAGTGGAATTATCGGGAACATTGTATTTACCAGCGGGTTATGACCGTAAAAATCCTACCGAAAAATTACCTCTTTTAATTTGGGCATATCCGGCTGAATATAAAGATAAAAACAGTGCCGGACAGTCATCTGCAAATCCTAATGAATTTACATTTCCTTATTACGGTTCGTTTGTATATTGGGCTGCGAAAGGCTATGCGGTTTTAGACGATGCCGCTTTTCCGATTATTGGCGAAGGAACACAAGAACCAAACGATTCCTTTATTGAACAATTGGCGCTGAATGCTGAAGCTGCGATTGATGCAGTGGATAAATTAGGATTTATTGATAGAACCCGTGTGGGCGTGGGCGGACACTCATACGGCGCTTTTATGACTGCAAATTTATTGGCTCATACCAAATTGTTTGCCTGCGGAATTGCCCGCTCAGGTGCATATAACAGAACATTGACTCCTTTTGGTTTTCAAAGCGAACAGCGCAATTATTGGGAAGTTCCTGATGTGTACAACACCATGTCGCCTTTCATGAATGCCGAAAAAATGAAAACGCCATTGCTTTTAGTGCATGGCGAAGCCGATAACAACCCGGGCACTTTTACCTTGCAAACCGAACGCTATTTTCAAGCGTTGAAAGGATTAGGAGCACCGGTTCGTATGGTAATTTTACCAAAAGAAAGTCACAGTTACGTTGCTAAAGAAAACATTTTGCACCTGCTTTGGGAACAAGAACAGTTTTTAGACAAGCATTTAAAAAATAAAAAATAA
- a CDS encoding ABC transporter ATP-binding protein, translating to MLRVQSISFSYEDKQVLSQIRFSVLKGQSIALIGESGSGKSTLLKLIYGLMDADSGSIFWKDKQILGPAYNLVPGMDFMKYLAQDFDLMPFVSVAENVGRFLSNFYLKEKKQRVDELLKLVDMTEFAHVKAQFLSGGQMQRTALARVLALEPELLLLDEPFSHIDHHQKSKLSQHVFQYCKSKGITIIYTSHTPEEILMFSDEVIVMKDGVILTKEKPQHIYELPSSEYIARLTGEINLIPVRYLGVQNDEILLVRPHQFFIANEGYQAKVISCYYSGRGYVLKAQFHDVVLTIESREPLSGTIHFLIR from the coding sequence ATGCTAAGAGTTCAATCAATTTCGTTTTCTTACGAAGATAAACAAGTGTTATCACAAATTAGATTTTCTGTTCTAAAAGGGCAAAGTATTGCGCTTATTGGAGAAAGTGGAAGTGGAAAATCAACCCTACTAAAATTGATCTATGGTTTGATGGATGCCGATTCAGGTTCGATTTTTTGGAAAGATAAACAGATTTTGGGCCCTGCATACAATTTGGTTCCCGGAATGGACTTTATGAAATATTTGGCTCAGGATTTTGACCTTATGCCTTTTGTTTCGGTTGCTGAAAATGTAGGTCGATTTTTATCGAATTTCTATTTAAAAGAAAAGAAGCAACGAGTTGATGAATTGCTGAAATTGGTTGATATGACGGAATTTGCCCATGTAAAAGCTCAATTTTTAAGCGGAGGACAAATGCAACGAACCGCTTTGGCGAGAGTCTTGGCTTTAGAACCGGAATTACTTTTGTTAGATGAACCTTTTTCCCATATTGATCATCATCAAAAAAGTAAATTAAGTCAACATGTATTTCAGTATTGTAAATCAAAAGGAATCACCATCATATATACTTCGCATACACCCGAAGAGATTTTAATGTTTTCAGACGAAGTGATTGTAATGAAAGATGGAGTCATTTTGACTAAAGAAAAACCACAACATATTTATGAACTTCCTTCAAGTGAATACATTGCTCGTTTAACAGGTGAAATAAATTTAATTCCCGTACGCTATTTAGGTGTTCAAAATGATGAAATATTACTCGTTAGACCACATCAATTTTTTATAGCAAACGAGGGTTATCAAGCCAAAGTTATTTCGTGTTATTACAGTGGAAGAGGGTATGTGTTAAAAGCTCAATTTCACGATGTTGTTCTAACCATTGAATCGCGTGAGCCTTTAAGCGGAACGATTCATTTTTTAATTAGATAA